TCGAACGCTCGCGCACGGCACGGCAGATGGAGGCGCCGTTCATCGTCGGCAGCATGAGATCCAACAGCAGGACGTCGGCGCCGTTGGCGGAGACGAACTCGTACCCCTCGCGGCCGTCGGCGAATGCCGAGACCGTGTAATCGAAGCGTTCGAGTCCGATCTGCGTCGTTTCGCGGATGACCTCGTCATCCTCGACCAGAACTATATGCATTACGTTTCTCCATTAAGCCGCGTGAAGCGTTGACCTGGTTCAAACCTACCGTCGTGCATGCGATACACCTGCACCGACCAGCCGGAGGGGCAGCATGCTTTGTCCCCGTCGGCGAACATAGCCTCCTGCACCACCAGTGTCCCATTTCTGCCGGGATCGACCTTGAGCTGATTGCCGGTGGCGATGAGCTCGAGTCGGGGCTCGCCGTTGTGTTCGCTGATGACCGCGCCGGCGATGGTCTCATCTCGCTGCTCGGGGTTGGCCACCGTGACGAGTTGGAACTTCTGTTTGCCGCTGAGGAACGGCGACGAGAACTTCAGGCAGTCCTTGCAGTCGGCGACGACCTTGGCCGCCTCCGTGCCGCTGCCGGTGACGGCGTATCCCGACGACGATTCGATGGCCTTGCGGACCTCGTCGAGGGAGAACGGTTCGTTCGGCTCCCCGGCGGCCTCGGTATTGGGGGCGAAGAGGGAAGGGGAGGGGTTGCCCTCGGGCGAGACTTTGAGGCCGCGATCGGGACCGCATGCTGTGACAGTGAAAGCCATGACTGCCGCAAGGAGGATCGCCGTGAAGGTGCGGACTGTGCGACGGAGCGATGTCGAATGGGGACTGCCGAGAGGAGTTGGGCTGAGAACTGTGCTGCCTGCCGTGGTCATTGGGACCGCGGCGTCTGCGCATGGTTCACGGCCAGGCGGGGCCTGGCTGGAGTGAAACGAGCACAGCGCCTCCCCGGAGGCGCGTCGGATGGTGACGGGCACACTCTCATTTTTGCCTGTTCGGAGTCCGTAGTCCACCTGGTCATCGGCTCAGGCGGCTCGGAGCCGTCCCCGGAGCGGCCGGGTATCGCGCTTCCCGTCGGCTTCAAGGCATCTTGTGGCAACCTCCGTGCGGCGGGGTGACGGTCGGTTGGGGCCGGCTCGGTGACGGTGGGGCCAACGGTTGGTCTGGGCCGGCTCGGTGACGGTGGTGCCGAGGTTCCAGGCATGGCCGTATGGGGTTTGATCTCGGCCACAGGATGGGTCGGCTCTCAGGTCCGACCGGTAGAGTGAGGGGCATGGCGCCCACGAACACCCCGAAGAAGAAGTCCACAGGCGGCAAGCCCACGAGCACGGTGTCCTACAAGGACGCGATCAAAGTCGGCGTCGTCTGCGCAATCGTCACCCTCGTTCTCGCGATCATCGTCACCCGAGCGTGGCAGGACGGCCGCGCCTTCGGCTACGCATTCATCTATGCCGGAGCGGCATTTGTGCTGGTGTCGGGCTTCACGAGCTACCTCAACTGGGTGATGCGCAAGGACACGCAGAACCAGAACCAGTCCTACCCAGTCATGCGCTGACTCCACCTTTCGCGGCATAACCTCGCGTGGCTCTCTTTTCCTGCAGCTGCTGAGGCGCCAGACACCGAAAGCGCCATAGCTCCCTGTTCCGGCAGGGGGTTATGGCGCTATCAGTGAGGGATGCTCCCGGTCGAGACGTGCGGCTCGTTGGTTTCTGCTGCGAACTGGTCAGCCGTCAGCGCCCCCGCTTACTTGAAGCGGAGCAGCCGGAGGCTGTTGAGGATGACGAACACCGACGAGAACGCCATCGCAGCACCGGCGATCATCGGGTCGAGCAGTCCGAACGCCGCGATCGGGATCGCCGCAGTGTTGTAGGCGAAAGCCCAGAACAGGTTGCCCTTGATGAGCCCCAAGGTCCGGCGCGAGAGCCGGATCGCCTGCGGGATCTGCAGCGGGTCGGACTTGACCATGGTGACGTCCGATGCCGCCATCGCCGCATCCGTGCCCGAACCCATCGCGATGCCGAGATCCGCACCGGCCAGAGCGGCGGCGTCGTTGACCCCGTCACCCACCATGGCCACTGCCCGTCCCTGACCCTGCAGTTCGCTGACCACGGAGACCTTGCCTTCCGGGCGGACATCCGCCCGGACCTCGGTGATCCCGAGCGCCTCGGCGACCACCTCGGCGGCCCGGGCATTGTCCCCGGTCAGCAGCACGGTGCTCAGTCCCAGCGAATGCAGCTCGGCGATCGCTGCCGCAGCCGTCGGCTTGGCCTCATCGGAGACGAAGCTCAGTCCACGGAACTGACCGTCGATCGCCAGCGCGACGATCGTGGCCCCGCGCGGCACCGAATCGGCCTCGAAGTCGACCGTGATTCCGCGTTCCCGGAGCAGGTCCGGGCGACCGGCGAGCACCTCGGCGCCATCGATCGTGGCCCGCAGCCCGCCGCCGGCGATGTTCTCGAAATCCGTGACCGGTGACCCGGCCGCGGTACCCACCTGATTCGCCGAGGCGGCCCCGGTCGAATCCGCCCCGTTGATCTCGGGAGCGGCTGCGACGATGGCACGGGCGATCGGGTGTTCGCTGCGCGATTCCAATCGGGCCAGGAAATCGAAGTCCGCGGGTGAGAGCTCGGTCCCGGTCAGGCGCATCACTCCGGTGGTCAGGGTGCCGGTCTTGTCGAGGACGACCGTATCGATCGACCGCGTCGACTCCAGCGCCTCTGGCCCGGAGACGAGGATGCCCAACTGGGAGCCGCGCCCCGACGAGACGGCGAGGGCCGTCGGCGTGGCCAGCCCCAGTGCACAGGGGCAGGCGATGATGAGCACGGTGAGCGCGGCATGCAGTCCCGCCGCCCAGTCTCCGGTGACGAAGGCCCAGGTGAGCAGGGTGACGACGGCGATGCCGAAGACGATCGGCACGAACACCGCCGAGATCCGGTCGGCCAGTCGCTGCACTGCGGGTTTGCCGTTCTGTGCACGACTGACGAGGTCAGCCATGGCCGCCAGCGTCGTATCCGCACCCACTCGGGTGGCACGGACCTCGAGCACGCCGGAGGTGTTGATCGTCGCTCCGGTGACGGAATCGCCTGGGGCGACCTCGACCGGAACGGATTCACCGGTGAGCATCGCCTCGTCGATGGCCGAATGACCGGTCAGCACCTCGCCGTCGGTGGCGATCTTCTCGCCGGGACGCACGAGGAAGACATCGCCTGCCACCAGCTCGTCGGTCGGCACCTGCACTTCACCACCATCGCGCAGCACGGTCGCGGACTTCGCGCCGAGGTCGAGGAGTGCCTTGAGCGCGGCCGTCGCCCGGTTCTTCGCCCGGTCTTCGGTGAGTTTGCCGATGAGCAGGAACACCGTGATCGCCGCGGCCGCTTCGAACCACACGTGGTATTCGGCCGGCACCGACCAGCCGAAGCCATCAGCGACGGCCCGGCCCAAGGTGAAGTAGGAGTACAGGCTTGCGACGATGATGCCGACGCTGACCAGGGTGTCCATGGTCGTCGACCCGCCGCGCGCGGCCTTGAACGCCGCCGAGTGGAACGGCCATGCGCCCCAGGTGACGACGGGCAGGGCGAGGGTCGCGACGATCCACTGCCAGCCGGTGAAGTGCCAGCTCATGACCATCGAGATCGCAACGATCGGCACCGCCAGGATGAGCGAGCCGATGAAGCGCGGCCGCAGATGGCGGGGATCGTAGTCGACGATCTGCGGGCCATCGCCGCCGGTGCCGGGGCTGCGCACCGTGGCGCCGTACCCGGCCTTCTCGACGGCGGCGGTGATGTCGTCGTCGCTGAGTTCGGAGTCGATGACCACATGCGCGGTCTCCAGCGGCAGGTTGACCTCCGCCGTGACCCCGTCGAGCCGGGTGAGCTTCTTCTCGATCCGAGCCGAACACGACGCGCAGGTCATGCCCGTGATGTCGAGTTCGAGCTCGCGCGGCATCACTTCACCTCGTAGCCGGCCTCATCGACTGCGGCACGGATCGCCGCGTCGTCGAGTTCGGCCGACGACGTGATCGTGACCGGGGAATCGCCCCCGGCGTTGAGGTCGACCGCGACCTCGGTCACGCCGCTGAGCGCGCCGAGCTCTTCTCTGACGGCGGCTTCGCAGTGTCCGCAGGTCATGCCCGAAACGGTGATGGTGGTGGTCGTCATTGTGTTCTCCTATCAGCTGTGAGATTTTCCCGACGTTCGAGTCTCAGGCGTCGTCGCACCCCGATCGGGCGGACGCGGCCTTCCGGCTCAGCTCTTGATGAGTCGGGAGATGGCGGCTGATGCCTCCTCGACCTTCTTCCGCGCTTCCTCTTCGTCGCCGGACCCGGCGGCGTCGACCACGCAGTGAGCGATGTGCTCTTCGAGGAGGTTGAT
Above is a window of Brevibacterium siliguriense DNA encoding:
- a CDS encoding heavy metal translocating P-type ATPase is translated as MPRELELDITGMTCASCSARIEKKLTRLDGVTAEVNLPLETAHVVIDSELSDDDITAAVEKAGYGATVRSPGTGGDGPQIVDYDPRHLRPRFIGSLILAVPIVAISMVMSWHFTGWQWIVATLALPVVTWGAWPFHSAAFKAARGGSTTMDTLVSVGIIVASLYSYFTLGRAVADGFGWSVPAEYHVWFEAAAAITVFLLIGKLTEDRAKNRATAALKALLDLGAKSATVLRDGGEVQVPTDELVAGDVFLVRPGEKIATDGEVLTGHSAIDEAMLTGESVPVEVAPGDSVTGATINTSGVLEVRATRVGADTTLAAMADLVSRAQNGKPAVQRLADRISAVFVPIVFGIAVVTLLTWAFVTGDWAAGLHAALTVLIIACPCALGLATPTALAVSSGRGSQLGILVSGPEALESTRSIDTVVLDKTGTLTTGVMRLTGTELSPADFDFLARLESRSEHPIARAIVAAAPEINGADSTGAASANQVGTAAGSPVTDFENIAGGGLRATIDGAEVLAGRPDLLRERGITVDFEADSVPRGATIVALAIDGQFRGLSFVSDEAKPTAAAAIAELHSLGLSTVLLTGDNARAAEVVAEALGITEVRADVRPEGKVSVVSELQGQGRAVAMVGDGVNDAAALAGADLGIAMGSGTDAAMAASDVTMVKSDPLQIPQAIRLSRRTLGLIKGNLFWAFAYNTAAIPIAAFGLLDPMIAGAAMAFSSVFVILNSLRLLRFK
- a CDS encoding heavy-metal-associated domain-containing protein, which produces MTTTTITVSGMTCGHCEAAVREELGALSGVTEVAVDLNAGGDSPVTITSSAELDDAAIRAAVDEAGYEVK